The bacterium genomic interval GAACCCTCCGCCTCCACCTTTTTCTTGATGGGGAAGTACCCCAATTACCAAATCGGCAGTGTTCTCGAAGAGTGGTTTGAGCAAAGTGAGGGCTTTTCCAGCGGTTTCACCTAAGTCAGCATCGAGAAAGAGGAAGAAGTCTGCATCATTAGCCGCATCACGGCCAAATTCCATGGCATCGCCCTTACCCATTCGCTCAGGAAGTCGCAACACTACATCCGCCCCTGCCTTATCAGCCTCTTCTGATGTCATATCTGAGGAATGGTCGTCAATGACATAGATAAAAAGGGTTATATCGGCGTATTCTGTGGACTCGCTCCAATGGCTTCGAAGAGACTTAATAGTTAGTCCAATTCTTTCAGCCTCAT includes:
- a CDS encoding glycosyltransferase — encoded protein: MKRIAVLIPSYNEAERIGLTIKSLRSHWSESTEYADITLFIYVIDDHSSDMTSEEADKAGADVVLRLPERMGKGDAMEFGRDAANDADFFLFLDADLGETAGKALTLLKPLFENTADLVIGVLPHQEKGGGGGFVVRLARKGIHELTGLELKAPLSGQRALTHAAIEKLPPFATGFGVEVGMTIDAYRAGLRITEIEVPLKHRVTKRDLSSWIHRFRQYIQVRKALISRIHALQKQRKDY